The genomic stretch TTTTTCTTAAAAAAATATAATTAAATTAAAATCTTTTTTCTCCACCCGCTCGCTTTCAAAACCAACCCCCCCCCCCCGGGCGGGCGCGCGGGCGCCCCCCCCCCCGGCTTGTCTCCCCGTAGCGCGAGGGACAAAGAGGAGTGATTTCATGACCCTCGAACGCGCGATCGCCCTTGTTTTCGTCCTCATTTGCCTGATCTACGGGTACACGGCCTTCGTGGTCATGGAGGCCTCGATCCTTCCATTCGAGCGCAACCTGGCGTTCCTGCCCAACGTGCTCCCCAAGTGGTTGAGCGTCCTCGGCGTGCTGGTGGGGCTCGCGGTGCTGATCCAGTCCGGTTCCGGAACCGGCGGCCAGACCGCCGACGACGACATCGATATCGGCAACCTCCGGCAGTACAAGCTCGGGCAGGCGGTGCTGCTGCTGGTGCTCATGATCGTCTATGCCCTGCTGCTCAGACCCGTGGGCTTCCTGACCACGACAACGCTCTTTCTGATTCTCGGGGCGATGATACTGGGCGAGCGGCGCTACGTCCTGCTCGTTCCGGTCGCCCTGCTCTCGGCGTTCCTGATCTGGTACCTGGTGCAGGAAGTGCTCGGCATCTTCCTCCGCCCCTGGCCCTGGTTTCTTTAGCGGAGGCGAACGATGGTTGAAGGAATCCTCGCCGGTCTGTCGACCGCCTTCAGCATTCAGAACCTCCTCATGGTCGTCGCCGGGTGCCTCATCGGCACCCTGATCGGCATGCTGCCCGGCCTCGGGCCCATGTCCATCATCGCCATCATGATCCCCATCGCCATACAGATCGGCGACCCCGCCGCGGCGCTGATCCTGCTGGCGGGCGTGTACTACGGCGCCATCTTCGGCGGCTCCACTTCCTCCATCCTCATCAACGCGCCCGGAGTGGCCGGCACCGTCGCCACGGCGTTCGACGGCTACCCCCTGGCGCGGCAGGGACAGGCCGGCAAGGCGCTCACCGTCGCGGCCATCGGGTCTTTCTCCGGGGGCACCATCGGCGCCATCCTGCTCATGGGGTTCGCGCCGGGACTGGCCACCGTGGCCCTGTTGTTCCACTCCGCCGAGTACTTCGCGCTGATGGTGGTGGGGCTTGCCGCCATCGCCGCTTTCGCGGGCTCCGGCCAGGTGGCCAAGGCGCTGATGATGACGGTCCTGGGGGTGATGCTGGCGACCGTGGGCGAAAGCGCGCTGTTCAACGCGCCGCGCTTCACCTTCGGCGTCTACGACCTTCAGAGCGGCATCAGCTTCATCACCCTCGCCATGGCCCTGTTCGCCCTGCCGGAGGCCCTGTACCTGGTGCTCAACCCGAAACGCTCGGAACGGAGCGGCGACGACGGCGGCAAGATCGCGAACCTGCGGATCACGCGCGACGAGGCGAAGGAGATCGCCCCCGTCATCGGCCGCCAATCGCTCCAGGGTTTCTTCATCGGGGTGATGCCCGGCGCGGGTGCCACCATCGCGTCGTTTCTCGGCTACGCGGTGGAACGCAACATCGCCAAGGGGGAGGACCGGGCCAAGTTCGGCAAGGGCTCCATCAAGGGACTCGCGGCGCCGGAGACCGCCAACAACGCGGCCTGCACCGGCTCCTTCGTGCCGCTGCTCACCCTGGGCATTCCCGGGTCCGGCACCACCGCCATCCTGCTGGGCGCCCTCATCGCCCTCAACGTGGCGCCGGGACCGCGCCTGATGGTGGACAATCCCTCCATCTTCTGGGCGGTGATCATCTCCATGTACCTCGGCAACGTGGTGCTGCTGATCCTCAACCTGCCGCTCATCCCGTACATCGCCAAGCTGCTGGAGATCCCGCGCAACTACCTGATCCCGTTCATCCTGTTCTTCACCATGATGGGCAGCTACATCGGCCAGAACAACGCCACCGAGCTGCTGCTGCTCACCGGCATGGGGCTCGTGGCCACCATCATGCGCATGGCCGGCTACCCGCTGGCGCCGATGCTCATCGGCTTCATCCTCGGACCGCTGCTGGAGAACAACTTCGCGCGCGCCATGAACCTCACCGACGGCATCAGCTTCATATGGCAGCGGCCCATGACCCTGGCATTGCTGTTCTTCGCCGTCATCCTGATCTTCCTGCCGTCCATCCGCGCCGGGTTCGCGCGGCTCAAGGGAGATGAAGCCGCACAGGGGGATTGAGAACCATGAACGCTGAGACGGGTTTGCACACCCTTCGGGCGGAGCACATCGGCAGCCTGGTCCACCCCGACCCCTTGCGCGAGGTCTTTGAACGGCACGACCGGTACGAGGCCGGCGACGATGAGTTGCAACGGGCTCAGGACGAGGCCATCCAGGAAATCATCCGAAAGCAGGAAGCGGTAGGGCTGCAAGTCGTGGGCGACGGCGAGTTGCGGCGGCGCAACTTCCAGGAAAGCTTCTCCGCGTGCGTCTCGGGCTTCGATGTCCCTCGGGAATCCATCCGCTTCTACGTCCACGAGAACGTCAACACGACGCCCCTGGAACGCGCCGAGCAGGACTTCAATGCCGCGGGACCGGCCATCGTCACGCGGCGCAAGGCCGTTGCCAGACTGAGCCTGACGCGCAATCTGCCGCTGGAGGAGTACCGGTTCGCCAGCGGCGTCACCAGCCGCGTGGTCAAGCCCACGCTCATCGGCCCGGACCGCATCGCCCAACGGTTCAAGTGGGAAGACTCCCGGTCCGTCTACCCCGGCGGCCTGGACGAGTTCATCGACGACGTGGTGCGTATCGAGCGGCGCATGATCGCGGACCTGGTGGCGGCGGGCTGCCGCTACATCCAGATCGACGCGCCAGGCTACACCGCCTACGTGGACCAGGTCTCGCTGGACCGGATGCGCTCCCGCGGCGAGGACCCGGACGAGAACCTCGATCGGTCCATCCGCGCGGACAACGCCCTCATCGACGGCTTCCCGGGGGTGACCTTCGGCATCCACCTGTGCCGGGGAAACGCCCGCACCCACGACCCCGTGACCGGCGAGCTGGTGCCGCAGTGGCACCGGGAGGGGCACTACGACGCCATTGCCGAGCGCCTCTTCAACGGCCTGCGGCACCACCGCTTCCTGCTGGAATACGACAGCGAGCGCGCGGGCTCCTTCGAGCCGCTCCGGTTCGTTCCCGCGGGCAAGACTGTCGTGCTCGGGCTGGTCACCACCAAGAGCGCCCGGCTCGAAAGCGTCGACGAGCTGAGAAAACGCGTGGACGAAGCAGGCCGGCGCTGCCCGCTGGAGCAACTCGCCCTGAGCCCGCAATGCGGCTTCGCCAGCGGCCTCTACCACGAATCCCTGAGCGAGGACGACCAGTGGCGCAAGCTCGAGCGGATCGTGGAGACGGCTGCGGCGATATGGGGTGCGGCGTAGGGGCGACGGCCCGGCCGCCCCTACGGGAATACGGCAACGCGGGCGGCTACCGCCCCGGCGCGATGGCGGCCTGCCCCGCCTGCGGCCACGCGCACGGCGCGCTCGCCTTGGACAGGCGCTCCTCCAGCGGCAGGCTCTCGTCCCAGTGGTAGGCGATGAAGCGCCGGCCGTTGATGCCGTCGGACGCCTCCGACGCAAGCCACACCACCGGCTTCTCCATGACCGGCGGCTGGATCAACTGGTCCCGGTCGTAGGGGGCGTCCTGGGGGATCAGGTTGGTGTTGGCCGGCCCGCCCGGCACCAGGATGTTAGCGGTAACCCCGGTTCCCTCCAACTCCTGGCACAACGTCGCCATGAAGGCTTCGTGGCCCGCCTTGGACGGCCCGTAGGGTGAGCCGTAGGCCCGGTACATGGTGTCCAGGCTGGTGGTGACGCCGATGATGCGGCCCCAGCCCTTCTCGATCATGTGCCCCACGGCGGCGCGCACCATGTAGAAGGGACCGGCGCAGTTCACGCCGAAGACCCGCAGCCAGGCCTCGGGCGAGACCTCCCAGCACTTTTCGCGAAACTCGGAGGTCAGGCCGACGTTGCGCGGATTGGTTCCGGCGTTGTTGACGAGGATGTCCAGGCCGCCCAGGTCGGAGATGGCGGTGTTCACCGCCCGCGCCGCGCTCTCCCAACTGCTCACGCTCTCCACGATGGGCAGGACGCTGTCCTGACCGGCCACGGCGCGCACCTCGTCGGCCGTGCGGTTGACCCACTCCTCGCTCACGTCCATCATGGCCACACGCGCCCCCGCCGCGGTGAGCGCGAACGTCATGCGCCGGCCGAACCCGATGGGGCTGCCGGCCCCGGTCACCAACGCCACTGTTCCTTCCAAAGGTCTGTCAGCCATTTGCGCATGCCTCCTGTTCTGCGAGCCGTTCACGGTGACTCGTGCGCGTCACCACGACCGGACTCGTACACCAGTGTTCCCCGCCGATGCAAGGACAACCGCCCTACTCCGGCGGTTCCAGCCTTGCCTCCATGAACGCGGGAGGCGGCGCCGCTCCGGCCGGCAAGGGCCATGGGCCACCTGCATCGAGCAGCCTCCGGAGGAAAGCGTTCTGACGCTCCCGGGCGACCCACAGCGGCACGGCACGGGTCATGATGGCGAAGAACGTACGCCCGTACTTCCGTGTGTACGCCACCCCGGCCAAAGTCGAGATCCGCAGCACGCGCACGGTGCCCGACTTGCCCACCATCGCTCCGCGATAGCGTGGCGCCCCCAGCCGATCCTCAAGGGTTCCGGGATCCACGCCAGCCACCGGAAGCACGTCGGAGAAGGACAGGCCGCGCGTCCCGAGAGTCCGTTCCAGGGCCTCGAACATGGCCACCACGGCGCGCGGGCTCATCTGGTTGTTGCGTCCGTCCCCCGCGGCGTTGTCGATGACGATCGACGAACGGGGCACGCCGGCAACGCTTGCCCGCAGGATGCGTTGCACCTCTTCGGGGCCGCCGATCCGATAGGAGAACTCGTGGAAGTTGTCGTTGGAGTAGCTGTTGAAGTCCTTGAGATGGCGCAGTAGCGGCGGCGACGCATGCACCACGAGCGGACGCGGTGGATGCGGCTCGCCCCGCTTTCCGGCCATAGCGTCCCCGAACCGGAGTTTGTGTTCACTCAACGGTATGGATGCGCCGGGGAAGAGGGCACGGGTCACCACCGGCCAACTCTCGGCGCCCAGACGGCCCGTCCATACACGCTTGAGCCTGCGCCCGGCGGGGTCGGGGGTCCAGTCGAAGTAGAACGGCCCCTTCACGCGGATGGCTCCGTTCACCCCGCGGATGCCCTTGTCCCGGAGCCTCAACAGCACCCGAAACGCGTTGGCGAACAGGAAGTACGGATCGCCCTCCGCCTGCACGAGGAGATCGCCGTGGAGGGTCCCGCCGGTCACCGCGCCCGCGGCGAGAAACGTCGTCCGAAAGCGCCGGTCCGGGCGGAGCTTCGAGAGGAACGCCAGCGTGGTGGCGACCTTGGTGACCGATGCGGGATGGTACGGACGCGTGGAGTTCAACGCCGCCAGGACCTTGCCGTTCTCTCCTCGCACGAAAACCCCGTGGTCGGCCCCTATCTCCTTGCGAGCCAGCGATTGAAGCGGCAACTCGGCCGCGGCTGCCAACGCAGCCAAGAGGTGAACAGCCAGGAATGCGAGCCAGATGAGTCCGTGCATGGCTTCAGGAAGAGACGTTGGGACGGCGCTACGACAGTCCGAAGGATAACGCGACCCTGCAATGCGCACAATGTTGACGGAATGAAGCCCGTGGACTCCGCTCGTCCTGAGCGTAGCGAAGCGAAGTCTAAGGACGCCACCCAAGGCCGGGGTCACCTTGCAGCGGTAAGCCCGGAAAGGTATTCAAGGACGCATGCGGAACCTCTGGGCGAGGAGCCCACGGCAACAGGAGGACCGGACATGGGTGTTCTGATCGAAGGCAAGTGGCACGAGGACGGGCAGGTACAGACCGACTCCCGCGGCAGCTTCGTGCGCGACGACTCGGTCTTCCGCAACTGGGTGACCGCGGACGGCGCCGCGGGAACCACCGGCGAGGGAGGGTTCAACGCGGAGCCCGGGCGCTACCACCTGTTCGTCTCGCCCTCCTGCCCGTGGGCGCACCGGGCCATGATCCTGCGCAAGCTCAAGCACCTGGAGGACGTGGTCTCCATGTCCAGCGCGGACCGGCCGAAGTCGGCGGGCTGGTCCTATTCGCGCGGCATCGACGACCTTGCCCCCAGCGACGACGGCGTCTTCCGGCTGCACCAGGTCTACACCGCCGCCAAGGCCGACTACAGCGGCAAGGTCACGGTGCCGACGTTGTGGGACCGCCAACGCCGCACCATCGTCAACAACGAGTCGTCCGAGATCATCCGCATGTTCAACTCGGCCTTCGACGGCCTCACCGATGTCCGGGACGACTACTACCCGGACGAACTGCGCGCGGAGATCGACCGCATCAACGACTTCGTCTACGAGCACGTGAACAACGGCGTGTACCGCGCGGGCTTCGCCAAGTCGCAGGAGGCGTACGAGGAGGCGGTGAAGAAGGTCTTCCACGGCCTCGACACCATGGAGGGGTGGCTGGCCGAGCGCCGCTACCTGACCGGCGCGCGCGTCACCGAGGCCGACTGGCGCGCGTTCCCCACGCTGCTGCGCTTCGACCTGGTCTACCACGGCCACTTCAAGTGCAACCTCCGCCGCGTCCAGGACTACCCCAACCTGAGCGGCTACCTGCGCGAACTGTACCAGTGGCCGGGGGTCCGGGAGACCTGCGACCTCCACAAGATCAAGGCGGGCTACTACGGCAGCCAGTCCCACGTGAACCCCACCGGCATCGTCCCGCTGGGACCGGCCATGGATCACCTGGAGGAGCCGCACGGGCGGGAGATGCTGCCGGCGGCAGGCTGACGCGAGTCGCCTCCCGTTTGACTGTCACGACGGGAGCGTCATAAACAGGAAGCTATGCTTGGCTGAGTCGGATTACGCTTCGCTAATCCGACCTACCACTAGGCCGGAACGGAACTCTGGCAAACCAAACCATTGAAGGAGATGGATCATGAGTGAACGCGTATGGGATCGCTACCTCTCGGAACAGGACAAGGCGCACGTGGCCATGAGGCCGTCCAAGCCCATCGGCTTCGGCAAGAGGCCCGCACTGCTGCTCATCGACCTCTACCGCTGGGTGTTCGGCGACAAGCCCCAACCCGTGCTGGAGGCCATCAAGGACTGGCCCGGGAGCTGCGGCATGGCGGCGTGGGACTCCGTCCCCCACATCCAGCGGCTGCTGCGCACCGCGCGCGAGGTGGGCATCCCCATCATCCACATCTCGGGCCTGCCCGAGGCCGGCGTGGACGAGTGGTCCTTCCGGCGCGACGGAGGAACCGCCAACCTGTCGCCGGAAGCCCTGGAGCGGCGGCGCACCAAGTTCGACATCATCGACGAGGTAGCGCCGCAACCCGGCGAGGCGGTGCTGCGCAAGCTCTCGCCCAGCGCCTTCTGGGGCACGCCGCTGATGGCGCACCTGAACCAGCACGGCATCGACACCGTCATCGCCTGCGGCGAGAGCACCAGCGGCTGCGTCCGCGCCAGCGTGGTGGACGGCTGCACCTACCGCTTCCGCATGGTGGTGGCCGAGGAGTGCGTGTTCGACCGCCACGAGGCCTGCCACGCCATCAACCTGTTCGACATGAACCAGAAGTACGCCGACGTGCTGCCGCTCGACGACATCGTGCAGTACCTGCACGCGTGGCGCGCGGAACGGCCGGCGGAGGCGTAGCACCAAGTTGGCGCCCTTCGACTTCGCTTCGCGAAGCCTGTCCTGAGCTTGTCGAAGGGCTCAGGGCGAACGGGGTTCATTCAGCTCCCTTGCCGTTCGTCCTGAGCGTAGCGCCGCGTCAGCGGCGCGGAGTCGAAGGGCGCTCGCCCGGCGGAACCCGATCACATTCACTCTAGCCGTTGGTGAGGTTGCTGGGCTGCCCGTCCTCCCGCAGCTTCACCCCGCCATCGCTGGCGGCCCGGCGCAGGCGGTCCCACTCGTCCATGAACCCGTGGGTATGGCCGCGGAAATGGGGCATGACGTAGCGCGCGAACAGCTCCAGC from Deltaproteobacteria bacterium encodes the following:
- a CDS encoding tripartite tricarboxylate transporter TctB family protein, which encodes MTLERAIALVFVLICLIYGYTAFVVMEASILPFERNLAFLPNVLPKWLSVLGVLVGLAVLIQSGSGTGGQTADDDIDIGNLRQYKLGQAVLLLVLMIVYALLLRPVGFLTTTTLFLILGAMILGERRYVLLVPVALLSAFLIWYLVQEVLGIFLRPWPWFL
- a CDS encoding methionine synthase — encoded protein: MNAETGLHTLRAEHIGSLVHPDPLREVFERHDRYEAGDDELQRAQDEAIQEIIRKQEAVGLQVVGDGELRRRNFQESFSACVSGFDVPRESIRFYVHENVNTTPLERAEQDFNAAGPAIVTRRKAVARLSLTRNLPLEEYRFASGVTSRVVKPTLIGPDRIAQRFKWEDSRSVYPGGLDEFIDDVVRIERRMIADLVAAGCRYIQIDAPGYTAYVDQVSLDRMRSRGEDPDENLDRSIRADNALIDGFPGVTFGIHLCRGNARTHDPVTGELVPQWHREGHYDAIAERLFNGLRHHRFLLEYDSERAGSFEPLRFVPAGKTVVLGLVTTKSARLESVDELRKRVDEAGRRCPLEQLALSPQCGFASGLYHESLSEDDQWRKLERIVETAAAIWGAA
- a CDS encoding isochorismatase family protein, with translation MSERVWDRYLSEQDKAHVAMRPSKPIGFGKRPALLLIDLYRWVFGDKPQPVLEAIKDWPGSCGMAAWDSVPHIQRLLRTAREVGIPIIHISGLPEAGVDEWSFRRDGGTANLSPEALERRRTKFDIIDEVAPQPGEAVLRKLSPSAFWGTPLMAHLNQHGIDTVIACGESTSGCVRASVVDGCTYRFRMVVAEECVFDRHEACHAINLFDMNQKYADVLPLDDIVQYLHAWRAERPAEA
- a CDS encoding glutathione S-transferase family protein codes for the protein MGVLIEGKWHEDGQVQTDSRGSFVRDDSVFRNWVTADGAAGTTGEGGFNAEPGRYHLFVSPSCPWAHRAMILRKLKHLEDVVSMSSADRPKSAGWSYSRGIDDLAPSDDGVFRLHQVYTAAKADYSGKVTVPTLWDRQRRTIVNNESSEIIRMFNSAFDGLTDVRDDYYPDELRAEIDRINDFVYEHVNNGVYRAGFAKSQEAYEEAVKKVFHGLDTMEGWLAERRYLTGARVTEADWRAFPTLLRFDLVYHGHFKCNLRRVQDYPNLSGYLRELYQWPGVRETCDLHKIKAGYYGSQSHVNPTGIVPLGPAMDHLEEPHGREMLPAAG
- a CDS encoding D-alanyl-D-alanine carboxypeptidase; translated protein: MHGLIWLAFLAVHLLAALAAAAELPLQSLARKEIGADHGVFVRGENGKVLAALNSTRPYHPASVTKVATTLAFLSKLRPDRRFRTTFLAAGAVTGGTLHGDLLVQAEGDPYFLFANAFRVLLRLRDKGIRGVNGAIRVKGPFYFDWTPDPAGRRLKRVWTGRLGAESWPVVTRALFPGASIPLSEHKLRFGDAMAGKRGEPHPPRPLVVHASPPLLRHLKDFNSYSNDNFHEFSYRIGGPEEVQRILRASVAGVPRSSIVIDNAAGDGRNNQMSPRAVVAMFEALERTLGTRGLSFSDVLPVAGVDPGTLEDRLGAPRYRGAMVGKSGTVRVLRISTLAGVAYTRKYGRTFFAIMTRAVPLWVARERQNAFLRRLLDAGGPWPLPAGAAPPPAFMEARLEPPE
- a CDS encoding SDR family NAD(P)-dependent oxidoreductase, whose amino-acid sequence is MADRPLEGTVALVTGAGSPIGFGRRMTFALTAAGARVAMMDVSEEWVNRTADEVRAVAGQDSVLPIVESVSSWESAARAVNTAISDLGGLDILVNNAGTNPRNVGLTSEFREKCWEVSPEAWLRVFGVNCAGPFYMVRAAVGHMIEKGWGRIIGVTTSLDTMYRAYGSPYGPSKAGHEAFMATLCQELEGTGVTANILVPGGPANTNLIPQDAPYDRDQLIQPPVMEKPVVWLASEASDGINGRRFIAYHWDESLPLEERLSKASAPCAWPQAGQAAIAPGR
- a CDS encoding tripartite tricarboxylate transporter permease, coding for MVEGILAGLSTAFSIQNLLMVVAGCLIGTLIGMLPGLGPMSIIAIMIPIAIQIGDPAAALILLAGVYYGAIFGGSTSSILINAPGVAGTVATAFDGYPLARQGQAGKALTVAAIGSFSGGTIGAILLMGFAPGLATVALLFHSAEYFALMVVGLAAIAAFAGSGQVAKALMMTVLGVMLATVGESALFNAPRFTFGVYDLQSGISFITLAMALFALPEALYLVLNPKRSERSGDDGGKIANLRITRDEAKEIAPVIGRQSLQGFFIGVMPGAGATIASFLGYAVERNIAKGEDRAKFGKGSIKGLAAPETANNAACTGSFVPLLTLGIPGSGTTAILLGALIALNVAPGPRLMVDNPSIFWAVIISMYLGNVVLLILNLPLIPYIAKLLEIPRNYLIPFILFFTMMGSYIGQNNATELLLLTGMGLVATIMRMAGYPLAPMLIGFILGPLLENNFARAMNLTDGISFIWQRPMTLALLFFAVILIFLPSIRAGFARLKGDEAAQGD